In Corylus avellana chromosome ca2, CavTom2PMs-1.0, the following proteins share a genomic window:
- the LOC132171288 gene encoding glycine cleavage system H protein 2, mitochondrial yields MASRLLWASRAASYLRISAFQRGFASVVKDLKYADSHEWVKVEGNSATVGITDHAQDHLGDVVYVELPEVGAPVTQGSGFGAVESVKATSDIYSPVSGKVVEVNVELSNSPGLVNASPYEKGWIIKVEVSDNGELKKLMDADQYSKFCEEEDAKH; encoded by the exons ATGGCTTCCAGGTTGCTGTGGGCTTCAAGGGCTGCCTCGTACCTCAGGATCTCAGCTTTCCAAAGAGGCTTTGCTTCTG TTGTGAAGGATCTTAAATATGCGGACTCACATGAATGGGTGAAAGTTGAGGGGAATTCTGCTACTGTTGGTATAACTGACCATGCTCAAGATCATTTAGGTGATGTTGTGTATGTTGAATTACCAGAAGTGGGGGCTCCTGTAACACAGGGCAGCGGCTTTGGTGCAGTTGAGAGTGTCAAGGCTACTAGCGATATTTATTCTCCAGTTTCGGGGAAAGTGGTTGAAGTTAATGTAGAGCTCTCCAACTCTCCTGGTCTG GTTAACGCAAGCCCATATGAAAAAGGATGGATAATTAAGGTCGAGGTGAGTGACAATGGTGAATTGAAGAAGTTGATGGATGCGGATCAGTACTCCAAGTTCTGTGAAGAAGAAGACGCAAAGCACTGA